Proteins from a single region of Longimicrobium sp.:
- the gcvH gene encoding glycine cleavage system protein GcvH: MANVPQDLRYTEKHEYVKAAGDGVYAVGITDYAQGELGDIVFVELPAAGTRLQAMQTFGTIEAVKAVSDLYSPISGEVVESNAALDADPAAVNNDPYGAGWMIKVRADDSSEVEGLLDAAAYEKLIG; encoded by the coding sequence ATGGCGAACGTCCCGCAGGACCTGCGATATACCGAGAAGCACGAGTACGTGAAGGCCGCGGGCGACGGCGTGTACGCGGTGGGGATCACCGACTACGCGCAGGGCGAGCTGGGCGACATCGTGTTCGTGGAGCTCCCAGCCGCCGGAACGCGCCTCCAGGCGATGCAGACCTTTGGCACCATCGAGGCCGTGAAGGCCGTCTCCGACCTCTACTCCCCGATCTCGGGCGAGGTGGTGGAGTCGAACGCCGCTCTCGATGCCGACCCCGCCGCCGTGAACAACGACCCCTATGGCGCCGGCTGGATGATCAAGGTCCGCGCCGACGACTCGTCGGAGGTCGAGGGGCTGCTGGATGCGGCGGCGTACGAGAAGCTGATCGGATAA
- a CDS encoding metal-dependent hydrolase, with protein MARLTWHGHSCFTLETGDGTRIMFDPWLDQNPVADIKTDAVERLDYILVSHGHFDHFADCVKLAKKTGATVVSTFELVAFCQKQGVENGHGMNIGGGYQFPFGRVKLTPALHTGSIDGDEEGAFTTDCAGFLLTLAGGRRLYHAGDTALITDMQLLRGQVDVALLPIGDNYTMGPEDAARAVEFIQPATVVPMHYDTFDLIRQDPEEFRRLVGGLARVEVMKPGTSLEL; from the coding sequence ATGGCTCGACTCACCTGGCACGGCCACTCCTGCTTCACCCTGGAGACCGGCGACGGCACGCGGATCATGTTCGATCCGTGGCTCGACCAGAACCCCGTGGCCGACATCAAGACGGACGCGGTGGAGCGGCTGGACTACATCCTGGTGTCGCACGGGCACTTCGACCACTTCGCGGACTGCGTGAAGCTGGCGAAGAAGACGGGAGCCACCGTCGTCTCCACCTTTGAGCTGGTCGCCTTCTGCCAGAAGCAGGGGGTGGAGAACGGGCACGGGATGAACATCGGCGGAGGGTACCAGTTCCCCTTCGGCCGCGTGAAGCTGACACCCGCCCTGCACACGGGCAGCATCGACGGCGACGAGGAAGGCGCCTTCACCACCGACTGCGCCGGCTTCCTGCTCACGCTGGCCGGCGGGCGGCGCCTCTACCACGCCGGCGACACGGCGCTGATCACGGACATGCAGCTCCTTCGGGGCCAGGTGGACGTCGCGCTCCTCCCCATCGGCGACAACTACACCATGGGTCCGGAAGACGCCGCCCGCGCCGTCGAGTTCATCCAGCCAGCCACGGTGGTCCCCATGCACTACGACACCTTTGACCTGATCCGTCAGGACCCCGAGGAGTTCCGCCGCCTCGTCGGTGGCCTCGCGCGGGTGGAGGTGATGAAGCCGGGGACATCGCTCGAGCTGTGA
- a CDS encoding lipoate--protein ligase family protein, with protein MSWRLLDTPPARGAWNMALDEALAESVAEGGGPVLRFYRWSPPCLSLGRNQPAAGLYDEEAIRARGWDVVRRPTGGRAVLHHRELTYSAALPDTLLGSPREAYTAMNRALVSGLRQLGVDAAVQGDTGRRAPVPSTSPCFAEPVEGEVMAGGRKLVGSAQRRMGSVVLQHGSLPLEDDQGEVAALLRQPMADADRPAALVPLLGREPAWEELVAALAQGWREALGAEVEPGTPTERERARAEALAERYGGTAWTWHR; from the coding sequence ATGTCCTGGCGTCTCCTCGATACGCCGCCCGCGCGGGGGGCGTGGAACATGGCGCTGGACGAGGCGCTCGCCGAGTCGGTGGCGGAGGGCGGCGGGCCGGTGCTGCGCTTCTACCGCTGGAGCCCGCCGTGCCTCTCGCTGGGGCGCAACCAGCCCGCGGCGGGGCTGTACGACGAAGAGGCGATCCGCGCGCGCGGCTGGGACGTGGTGCGGCGCCCCACGGGCGGGCGCGCCGTACTCCACCACCGCGAGCTCACCTACTCCGCCGCGCTTCCCGACACGCTCCTGGGCTCTCCGAGAGAGGCGTACACGGCGATGAACCGCGCGCTGGTGTCGGGGCTGCGCCAGTTGGGAGTGGACGCGGCGGTGCAGGGCGACACCGGGAGGCGCGCGCCCGTCCCGTCGACGTCGCCGTGCTTCGCGGAGCCGGTGGAGGGGGAGGTGATGGCCGGCGGACGCAAGCTGGTGGGCAGCGCGCAGCGGCGGATGGGGAGCGTCGTCCTGCAGCACGGCTCGCTTCCGCTGGAGGACGACCAGGGCGAGGTCGCGGCGCTGCTGCGCCAGCCCATGGCGGACGCGGACCGGCCGGCCGCGCTCGTGCCGCTGCTGGGGCGCGAGCCGGCGTGGGAAGAGCTCGTCGCGGCGCTGGCGCAGGGGTGGCGCGAGGCGCTGGGTGCGGAGGTCGAACCAGGCACTCCCACGGAGCGCGAGAGGGCGCGGGCGGAGGCGCTGGCGGAGCGCTACGGCGGGACGGCATGGACTTGGCATCGATAG